The nucleotide window GTAGTGCAGAGAAAGTTTACAACGCGAGTTTTTCATACGTGGTTTCAATATGATGGACATCCAGATGATAGACAGCACCGAGTGCGGCCAGCAATTCTCTTTCAATAAATTCCCATTGGTGGACAGGTGTAAACCCGCTTATCCTTGAGCGGCAAATTGTGACAAGCTGAGGCCTGATAGCGGCTTTCTGCAGGCATTCGGTGAAATATTGTATCCGGTTACGAATCTCCGGTTCAGACACCTCTCTCTTACTGGGATACTGTTCAGGGAAACTATTGAGAACGTAAAAGAATCCGCCATTGTACTCAATAGCATTTACTTGTGCCGTAATGAAATTAAGGTAATGGTACCTGTCGTTTTTGAAAGACTCGTATTCGTTCTTCGTTATTTCAATCAGCACTTCGTTGCTTTCAGATGGCACCTCGCAACAGGAAAAATAATCCAGGTCAATATCCAGCAGCACGGGGATATCTGTACCATGGTCCATTTGAAGGAAACTGGTTGCATCTGCTTTCACATAACGGTAGGGCCGATGATCGGCAGACATTTCTTTCAGTTTGTCAATCTGGTCTGACAACAATTTTTTACCACCATTATTATATGACCTGACATACATCATCAGGTCCAGTTCTTTGGTCATACCATGTCTGATCCAGCACATCTCGCTGATGATGCCAATATAAATAGCCGGTATAATGAAGGTATCTATTTTCAGGACCCTGTTGGTAAAATCTGCCAGGTATGTGGTGTCTTTACTGATAATATCATGAACAGACTCCGTCAGCACCGGCACTTTCAGGTCGGCGTGATCATCAAAATGAAGCAGCCGGCTACCTGGCAGAATGGTACCCTGCTGCAGGGCTTCCACCCATACCATAAAAGCTTCGTTGTGTTCTTCAACGATGAACACAGGGATTGATGTGTGCATTACAGGATGATTCAATATGAAAGATAAGTGTCAAACTAACACTCAAATGATATCCGTCTGAAAGTTGGTATGAGTGATCACTGAAAATTCTTCCGGTGGGCCTTTCTTAACAATACTACCATTGGCGACTG belongs to Chitinophaga sp. HK235 and includes:
- a CDS encoding UPF0489 family protein → MHTSIPVFIVEEHNEAFMVWVEALQQGTILPGSRLLHFDDHADLKVPVLTESVHDIISKDTTYLADFTNRVLKIDTFIIPAIYIGIISEMCWIRHGMTKELDLMMYVRSYNNGGKKLLSDQIDKLKEMSADHRPYRYVKADATSFLQMDHGTDIPVLLDIDLDYFSCCEVPSESNEVLIEITKNEYESFKNDRYHYLNFITAQVNAIEYNGGFFYVLNSFPEQYPSKREVSEPEIRNRIQYFTECLQKAAIRPQLVTICRSRISGFTPVHQWEFIERELLAALGAVYHLDVHHIETTYEKLAL